From the Gossypium hirsutum isolate 1008001.06 chromosome A02, Gossypium_hirsutum_v2.1, whole genome shotgun sequence genome, the window ataattttatctAAACATAATTGAGCATTAATtgtaactattataaataaatattaacaacTCTAGATTTAGAATCTTGGCATAGATTTTGTCAATTTtacccttattcttttttttattatctaaatttgaccattaacctttcaaaaagagtCAAATAACTTGCTTTTAACTATGTTGGCATCACAACCTTTGTGACAATCAACGTGTACTTCATGCTAAAATAacactatttgtcttatatgtcacgtgaacaaataatttaaaatttataaaaaaaattaaaaattataaaaagaaaaaaaaataaagcacaCGTGGATTGTCatgtctaaaattttaatattttagtcaatatCTCTGTTCAGAAAACAACAATTCGACCCTTTTTGAAAGGTCACTTGTCAAATTTGATTACTTTTAAAAGGTTGAggttcaaatttaactaaaaataataatggcCAAATTGAAGAAAGATATAAacattgagagctaaatttgGCAGAAGGcctataataaataatttaaaacttctaaCGTTAAATAATAAAGagataaatacaaaaaaatatacatCATCAACTTCAATCAACATCAATCCAGtgtgtaatttgatacataaattttgattttgcgcaattatgcacattaaaattttaatttggctcaaacatatatataaaactttgattttgattcaatcgtatatatttaaagaaatgaataatcaatttatttttatattagataagtataattatttgtatatgtaatatgtaaATGTAAAATGATGCTTATACCAAAATGATATTAGTTGtttaagaaaattgaatcaaattaaaatgtcatttataaaattgcacaaaatcaaaatcTATGTATAACATTACTCATTGAaccaaaattcatttttattttagggatttatcccataataaaatattatatatgttttaaataaattttaaaatatatttatataatactaaatttttttttttttttaaattcagagCAACGGAACAGGATAGACAGTGCATATGCAAACATAGGTTGTAAGAAAATAAAACGCTTAGCGGTTAGAAAGGAGAAGCGGAGCAATGGCTTAACATATTTGTCGAGAAACCATCCATTTTTAGGCCATTTCCAAAACAGCAACGAAAGCCTTCACATCTCTTCCCTTAAAATTCCTCTTCGATTTCCAACCAAATCAGAGAGCACAAAGAAAACAACAAAGGGGGAAAAGAGAAGTAGAAGTAGAAGATAGAAGAACACAACAATAgatctctttctctctctctctctctctctctagcTGGTGTTTTAGCGATGTTTCGTTAAGAATCATTTGGAGGTTGATGTATGAAGTCCAACACTGGGGAATAATTGGTAAAATAATGGAGGTTCAGCGTATGAAGGAATTGTTGTTACTTTGGTCGAGCTTGCAAAGTAATCGTGTGGCTCTCGTGGGTGGAAATCACACTGCCGCTCGATTTTGCACTCGCTAAGTTTTGCCTTCTTCGCTTCTCTCTTTCTCGCCTGTTATAATCTCTTCCTTGTTTTACTTTAATATGCTATCTCTCGATTTTCTTTTCCGGAAaagttttctatttttcttctcgtACAATATACCTTGCCTTTGATCACCtttgttttctgaatttttgtGATTGGATTTGTAAGCCCTTTTTTGTTTGTGTTTTAATCAATCATTTGGATCAATGGCTGTCCATATTATTTATGGACTTCTAAACAAATTCCATAAAAACAAGCATAAAGCCTTGAAAAATGGCATTAATTTGCAGTCTGGTGCACGACTGATCGTCAAAGTTCCTCGctctagggtttttaagcttcttGCTCGGTTCTTGACGGTTTTGGCTTTGACCTTATTTTTGCTTCCTTGGTCGGGAATAAGATTTATCGTCAACGACGAACCCGCTCTGCCTATTTATACAATCAAGCCTGAAGTTGTCCCTGAGGCCGCTGATCCCATTAATCTGGAATCACTGCTATTGCTGTACAATGATTTGAACAATGAAGGTATACTGAAACCGGGAAACAAAGGACTCTTGTTAAGCGATGACTATGATGAAGAATCCATTCAGGGAAATTCCTTCCTAACCAAAACTGATATGGAATTCAGTTCTACAAATGACTTTGATCGACTAATGTTAATCCCTGACGAGTCCTTCGATTTCATCTTCACTGAAAACATTCAATCCGCCCTCGAATTCATCGACCGGAGTCTCAAAGTTGGCGGTACTGTTGCTGTTCAGCAGCTGGACTCATCGCTTTCATTCTACAAGCCGTCTAATTACAAGATTGTTTACTTCAGGAAATTCAATTCCAACCTTTTTGTGATGAAAAAGGTTGAGAATGCTCAACCGATCCCAAGCTCGCAAAGGCGGCTTTTGGGGTATAATACATCAGAAGCGAAACGGGCAGCATTGAAGAAATTGGAAGACGTTCTTCTTGAACCACCAAGAGCATCCTCAGGGACGTCCAGAACTTACCTTAAACGAACGAAATATTTGCCAGATCTATTGGGGGACTCACTCGAAAGCTACACTCGTCGGGTTTTCATTGATGTAGGCTTGCGTAACAAAGATGGCGACAGTGCCACCACCTGGTTTCTCAAGAATTATCCCACAAGAAATCTGAAGTTCGAGATGTACAAGATCGAGACACTGACCAAGGACTCTACCAAGAAAGAGGTGCCGCAGACTGCGGTGGAGACTGGGATGTCGGGTTGGCTGAGGAAGAACGTGAAGGAGGAAGAGTATGTAGTGATGAAGGCTGAGGCTGAAGTGGTTGAAGATATGGTGAAGAGCAAGGCTATTAGATTGGTTGATGAGCTGTTCTTGGAATGCAAACCTAAAGGACTTGGTGGAAGAAAGAACATGAGCAGAAGGGCTTACTGGGAATGCTTGGCTTTGTATGGGAAGTTAAGGGATGAAGGTGTCGCAGTGCATCAATGGTGGGGTTGAAGGGAAGTTTGATTAAGGTGTGAGAAAGagatctatatgtatatataatattattatgtttCAATACGATTTCATGAACAAAAAtccaatttttaatttcttatgtGTATAcaacaaaagttaaaaaaaaaaaaggtcacGCAAACAAGCAAAATTTAATAGCCTTTTTTGTTCTTTGTATTCCAAGTTTGCTAATTTATCTTTGATGTATTTTACTTTCTATAGATTTGAAATTTGATGAAATGAATTTGTATTATGATAGAATTTGGTTGAGTTGTAGGGTTTTCGTTTCTTCAAAGCTTTCATCCTTTTCGGCTTTAGCtggtttcaatttttttgaaaattgattaaaCCGAATTAACAAAGGGTTGTCCGAATATTTACTTAATAATGGTtagtatgtatatgtgtaattgtttaaatttataaaaactagTTTTTTATTAGGTGAATATAAGTTAAGAATAAAAATCTAATATATTAGAAGGTgcacaagtttttttttaaaaaataattcaatttatataatctatttataatatataaaaaaatgaatttcaaaaaaattttagatctgcgaagaataatttttttcattgtaTTATTAAATTCACATCTTAAAATAATTAACCTATCATTATcattgtttaaataattataacttaattattactcaatttagatttaatattaataatttaatatattaacctaaaatattatgataataattataatttaatagttaaaaattgttgaagtAAAATCTTATGATAATAATTGcaaatttttatattatcattgttaaaataattataatttgattataacaaaaaaatagatttaatgaataaaaagtCTTAACGTGAAATATTGttatattgtaattataattaacAGAATGTCTACCGTTAATGTTACGCTGTGTAAAATATAGTCTAAGCTCTTTTATAGGAAAATTTGTTGAATGATTATtagttgttgattttttttttctgagtGAATTCATTGTTGAGTCTTAATTAGTTTGTTTCATaaagtttttttataattaaattgttcTTATAAAGTataaatttcaacttttttttttaaattttagcgCAATGCATATGCTTTATCTTcgtttattgtttttaaataataaatttataattaaatatcacttaattaatattagagttaaaaaaattgatcgagttttaatttgaataaaattataaatataaaaaaattatttattaattataacttaattaatattagagttatatatcaattaaaagtTAACTTTAGCTATATAAATAGCATCTAGTAATTAAGCATATTCAATTAAGTAACAACtaatacacacaaaaaaaaagagattattaGCATGGAGCattaaaaaattaaggttttctaTAAAGGTACATAATCGATACCAATACAAATTTTTCCGTCATTAGATTGGTACTACTTTAGAAAATAGGGATTGTTCGacaattttcttaatttttttttcataagtcaacaacttgatctatataatagttaAGATTCAAATATCAATAGTAATCTCATAATAACATTctaattcatgcttataatcttttaatttcattttacatatatttttaaaatttttatattttattcaatttagtccttaaaaccgaAACAAGTATAACATTCACAATTGAGCTTCGTTTTTCATTCTAACTTCAATTATGTCCTTCTACAAGCCTCAAAAATccaattttacataaatttaatGTCATTTTTGACAATTCACATAGTccctaaatataaaattaacaaaattcactttactaAATAATCTTTAAACATCTCTTAACTTTCAAATCCACCATTTCCTATCAATAACATCTAAAATTCATCAATGATAAGCTCTAAAACCTTTAAAAGTTCTGAAACGGGGATACAGGTtaactagacctagttgcaacgatactaaaacataaaaattataacaaaCAAGTGAAAAATGACATAAATGCACGGTTGAAAAGCTTAGACTAGTTCGGTCATGGCTTCCTagtcttctttctttcttcaaacGGTGGAAAATAATGAAATGGTGAATATGGCAgccatgttaaaaaaaaaaaatttaacataatgtaatatagtttttaatcTATTTAACACATGTTAATTAAAACACCTCTCCAACTGTCCACCATAATTAAATATGGAATAATTTCCCTATAAATCtattcaattttaccattttcccTATTTAACTAATATAATTCAATATTGATTAACTTTTAcgattttctcaatttagtcatttttccttaattaactatttaatcactaaaatttttggGCTAAAATTTAATACACCTATATaaaaactctataaatatttaagggGTCTATTTATGGAAACAAGATCCCGATAtctcattttccaaaatcacttgaTTTTAGGGTCGAACTACTTGTACGAACTAatacactacagcaaaacaggtttttaacGACCTCTTTTTGGACCTATAAGCGTCGCTAAAACTATTTGCGGCTTTTTTTTAGCACTGAAAAAAACGTCGTTATAGACAATGCCACTAAATTTTGCGACATTTATtgctatagaacatgaccttcAGCGACACTTTTACTACAAACGCTaatatagaacatgacctttagcggcgcttttatcacaaacgccactatagaacatgacctttagctgTGATTTCtctacaaacgccgctatagaacgtgacctttagcggcactttcccGACAAACGCAGCTATaaaacatgacctttagtggcgttttcacaaaaaacaccgctaaatgtcatgttctttagcagcgttttctTGGAAACGTCGCTAAAATTTTTGTTCTTTAATGGTGATTTTAAAAAATGCCACTAACTTTACAGATTCCTAACtacacattttcattcatttacAACCCTTTTTGTAACAGCCAAAAACAGCAAATACAAATCCAACTAGCAAATACAAAGCCAACCAAAAATAGCAAATCTAAATTATCAAATCCAACGAAAGatatatgatctaaattaataaatgaaataacaaaatattcttacaataatgttaaaatattcttacaataagaaaacaaacgtATAAGATAGTGGATTCTAcaactgctgaaacatcttcatcatattctgaagctgtagctggagtgcGTCGTATTTTCTGctctgctctgctctgcttccctcgctgttACCTCTGCtctaagttgtagctggagttcttcatattttctttgaacctctacttctctcgatgctgcctccgctttaagttgagcaatttaCTCAACTATGCTCGCTTGCATCTGTGCCATCTGgccttttaacctctgaacttcagcttgagcctgactccccgaaggcatgtattgctgcgagctagatctaaaatattgggttggattaacaaacgatccttgaaatcgaacccgaccatatcTTTCAAGACCTAAAACTTCATTAATTATTCAGTTATCAATGCCGTCAATATTAACAGAGCTATCACTCGAAGCAATCATTTCATACtctgcctttttatcctttagtttctcctaataaatcaatcaaaaagttagaaacaaaatatataaaataaacaaatgcaacaatattattttcaaaacaaagacgaattaaaccattataattaaacattataaatatttaaaataattcaaattttattaagtaaatataccataactTCTGCAGCTTCAGTattcataggagatccatctttctttctatgtgtaatgttaaaaagctgaaggcgtccaactttttgactaGACAAttgttcctacaatatagtagtaaaaatattatttaatagagattaattaatatttgacacaattaataaattcgaAATACCTCATCCTCAGCTGCACAAGTAAAACTTTTTGACCCAGCtatgtgcgtgaatttttgtttttgcctacttGTAGTTCCAACGCACTCACGAtcctaaattatgaaattattattacttatatagtaaatactataattatacgagtttggaagtacgtaatacctctcctttctttgaattccaaaatctaactgcatcttcgcattggtacctcagcattcccagcgggacatttcacaatttctcttcgagacttatatttttcttaaaatattccttaTTTAAAGTACTTTTATGATCTCTCTATTTTTTTCCTAATGCCTTCTTAACATAATTATCTGAGACCTTTAAAGCAAATCTCTCCGgcaaaaaaacacaagtttagaaagtaaatataaatgaaacttaaataaagtattataaattacattcacgttattaccttaatattatcgagagcttgatttttgttactattaggcatatgatgccatgactcgtagttgatgggcaacaggTTGgtatttcgtgctataatgcccaagtaTCTTGTTAAaaatcgagcttctgatccaatagGCTGCCCAAGACTGTTCCTAGCTACTTTGACACACTCAACTGAATTTAACTCGTATAAATATTttagtagcgtacgtcctcgagtTCTGCGTGTCCCACCGCTTTCAgctaaaaatggtatattataatataagaatttgaaacataaatcaataataaaattcaacacgcatgtaaattaaagtttaatattactttgaatttctgcaGGTTCGTCAGCTATATTCGGAACATTAGAAGATCCAATACCAGTTTGTTgctcactatttgtttcttccgaatttggaAGATTTTGAACAATACTTAGATATCGCAATTTTCTTCtgggcattttatctgcaatacacataaaatagttcaaattttagtaactaattacaacaataatagtacatataaaaatagttgaaatattcaacaagatcaaaatttaaaatataatattatatataattaaaaaatcgtaaaatcttactacatcataattcgtaaatatcttcgtcCACATCCTAGCGAACctattgaaattgtgtactagtactaggaatattttcatttaagttttgttctagaaaaggcaaagtttctgatctttcatcgatgtcatctctactgccattgcccatgtcaaacaagtctctagagGTGTTACAGAGTATaatgtaccaaccctcatcagttggatctttcgagtaaaaaacctgtttcacttgagaagaaaatacatacagctcgtctatcaattgttgtccagtgtgaattaatcgagagaagttcaccattgtaaaaccaaattgatcttttttaatttcgcgagcagtattaacatcaacCCAATctcatcgaaataagacaaccttctgtttgccatagtaatccaactcaataatgtcagtaAGAATTCTGTAATACTCTacatttccctcaacaggattattgtccctagcaatagaataacttgtaattaaagaattaacaactattccataATTTTGAGTCCTCCTCAATCTTTCGCGAGATTTTGTATGAAACCTGAATCCATTAATGATGAAgacactatatctttttactactctattcggaccttgggaaagccatttaacttcgtcatttacgtcctttccactccaaacctattgaattgaaagtaaattgattaattataaatgttatgagaaaacattattatttgtcgaTGAAAGCTTCAGTCGCATATTGTTTGccctaaccattcatgaaaagattctgtaaataacttatgaatctctcgatgttgtaatcttcgggagCGTAAATGAGATCTCAAGAGTTGTTTGTACTTGctatgattgtttgaggtttagaagtcgtttgtgtgttccaaggaattcgaaacttatttcgatgattttgaatgaggctcatagtggccgaatgtctatccacccgggtagtactaaaatgtacaacgatttgaaacgtcagttttggtggcatggtatgaaacgagacatctctgactttgtttcgagatgcttcatatgtcaacaagtgaaagcaaaacatcaagtgccttcaggattacttcagccgatcatgatactcgagtggaaatgggatcgagtcacaatggactttgtgtccgggctgccattgtcagcaagtaagaaggatgcgatttgggttgttgtcgatcgactgactaagtcggctcactttatccccgtgcgtacggatttttcattggataaactagctgaattgtacgtttctcagattgtgagattacatggagtacctatttctattgtgtcagatagagacccaagatttacatcgcgattttggaagaaattgcaagaagctttgggtaccaagctgcattttagcactgcttttcacccccaaactgatggtcaatctgaacgaacaattcagatactcgaggatatgttgagatgttgcgtcttagagttctgtggttcatgggaaagatatttgcctttgattgaatttgcttataacaatagctttcaatcaagcattaagatggcaccttacgaggctttatacggtcgcaagtgccgtaccccattattttggactgaacttagtgaaagtaaaatctttggggttgatttgattaaggatgccgagcagaaagtccgagtaattcgcgaaagtttgaaagccgcttcggatcgtcaaaagtcgtatacggatttgaaaagaaaagacattgaatatcaggttggagataaagtatttctcaaagtttcaccctggaagaaggtgcttagatttggtcgtaagggcaaattgagtccgagattcatcggcccgtacgaagtatccgaacgagttggaccagttgcataccgattaattttgccccctgagcttgaaaagattcacgacgtctttcatgtttcgatgcttcgacgctatcgatctgatccatcgcacataattagcccatcagaggttgaaattcaagccgatatgagttatgaagaagaaccgatacgtatcctagctcgtgaagtgaaggagttgcgaaacaaaagggttccgttagtgaaggtgttatggctcaaacatgggatcgaggaagctacttgggaaaccgagagctcgatgaaagaacgatacccaaacctatttaccggtaagattttcggggacgaaaatttcttaagtgggggagagttgtaacagccctaattcgaccctagtcagaatgtggtttcgggaccacaaaaccgagtcataaaatttagttaaaattttatttgcatatcttatatgtgtgatagtacttgtacaaaaatttgatgttttaatgttatattaggaatgtgaattttgcttgaaaggatctagttgaaagacttggaaaattatgataggtaaataagtaaggaccaaatagtattaaagtgggaaagtgttgtccttgcatgtcaaattagccaaactaaagcatagtggccggccatgctatgggtggaaacatgtctccaacatgttatgctagtgatgtatgttaagaaaaataaaataatgagcatggtgattaaataatgaaaggaagggtgatgaaaaaaaaaataatatggtctcatccatacccccttgttgccgtgaattgaagaaagaaaacaaaaaaaaagtgttcattcttgaacatctttggccgaatagaggaaagaaaggaaggggaaaagcttgagaaaatcggctatggtggtttgctagactaaggtatgtttgatgttgtccttgagatgcatgcatgttttagtaattgacttgagttctaaatagcccatgttcaaatcttgaatcttgttggtaacatgagcaatcggtcatgagaaagtgttcaagaaatggttgttgttcatgttatttggatgagaaatggtgagttttgttgtttcatgttaaagttaggtgaatgatgatagaggagtgtttgaactataaaaagaatcggctaccttgttatgagctagggccgaatgtgagtttggttgtgtttgaatattacatgcttggtagaatggtggatgaaggtgccgaatgtatgttggattgatagagtctccaaattgattttatgtgtgtatgcatgaccgaatatacgtggtcacatgagtaaggaaatgagttatttgatatgtggtaaaagttaagtactaaatcgaaggttgctaaaatttccatttctttagccgaatatgtgtttgatcaatgaaggaattgttgaagaatataggtgaacttggtgagagtattcggcttagtgtataaatgatataaagattttaggaaattgttttggttaggtgtatgtatgattaagtatattcggcaatatacttaaagtgggtacatgatattacattataattattgagcttaagtatatggatatgtgtatatgtggtcatataatgacattttggtttgaaaatttaatgatatgtgattgccgaatgtgataaataaattcatgttattgggttaaatattgaatactcttatttgtattatttaagctcaagaacctaaaggagaggcgtccaacaaggggaaatcgaaggtcatcgagtagccgactcggaattattttacccaacataaagtaagtcattaagcatatagttggtattaattcaaatggtcataacgtttatgtaatgatgctgaatggaatgaataaatatatatatatgcatgtacgtatgtggtgatgaaagtgttgaatgaaaagaaaagaggtgagatgtattgagttgttgatctcggcactaaatgtgcgggtataaacatttatgaccatgagattggcgctaagtgtgcgggtttaaattgtgcagcactaagtgtgcgaattgaatatgtagcactaagtgtgcgagtttgactatgtagcactaagtgtgcgagttgactatgtagcactaagtgtgcgagtatgattatgtagcactaagtgtgcgagttgattatatagcactgagtgtgcggacttaatatgttcttgaatcattatggacactaagtgtgcgacactattgagtcgatcacggacagcggatcgggtaagtatcttgagctcatggctaataggtgctatgtctatatttggagttgagcttggtaagtttgaacccatgtgacgaatatacttgaagtcacgtacataagatttatcgtggaatgggtgaaaggccgtttagttgtatgattgtaacgaaaataaaatgatttatgaaaatgcctcgaatatcctattgatgagtatatggaatgtgaatgcatgatttggtatgagattgaaccgataggtcggaggaactatggtatggttcggtatggatggagtaactagcctcgttccattttgtttcctcttgtgataatgttattaatggatggtagtgtattgcttatgacttactgagttataaactcactcggtgtttccttgtcacccatactaggtttcttggactcgtctctttttgcgtggtcgggccgtcatcgaagtcatcacaccggatagcaagttttggtactttcttcttagttggcttaggagaacatttcggcatgtataggctattatgttgtgtttgaactttggtatgtaaccttttagccatgcgaaaatggcataaatgttcggttgggtttggattcatacgttaggtcgcaaatcttgataattcgacctttttatgccatacgtcatggttgattattttggtgttaaaattcatgatatggcaatagtgtagtagggggaagtttgacaatgattagcctttggcatggttagtcatgatcataatttgtgatatgcatgatgaattattagttagatcaaggagtaaacacgaagtgggcatagttgctttcgtaacagatgctggcagcagcagtgacatgagattgaaaaatcactaaaaatagtaggagtggaattaattgatgaataaattatgtaatcgaagtttgatgagtctattttcatatagaagtaacgaaaggatcatatggacagtatgttaagagataatcaggttctcatgggacagggccagaacggtttctggattccctgctccgactttggaaattcattataaattaaccagagataattaggagtcataccatatatgtatagattcctctctgagtctagtttctatagaaacaaacggcatcagtatggaagttctgtacagggagatatccagttcgtaatgcgcaaaggtcagtgtagtcgaccccagtaacatgggagactttgactaataaactgtactaattggcccgaccaaaaattctagaaaaaatatgtagatgggaatatgagtctagtttcagagaaaattcacggaactggattttgagttccagagctcaagatatgatttttaaagcgactagtacgcagattgacagcttgtctggaaaaattttaataagtggtttgaagtctgttaacacctcgtgttcaactccggcgacggcctcgggttcggggtattacaatgttctcgcaaacattcttttcaatatgtatgacatcaagattgtg encodes:
- the LOC107951409 gene encoding uncharacterized protein, with the protein product MAVHIIYGLLNKFHKNKHKALKNGINLQSGARLIVKVPRSRVFKLLARFLTVLALTLFLLPWSGIRFIVNDEPALPIYTIKPEVVPEAADPINLESLLLLYNDLNNEGILKPGNKGLLLSDDYDEESIQGNSFLTKTDMEFSSTNDFDRLMLIPDESFDFIFTENIQSALEFIDRSLKVGGTVAVQQLDSSLSFYKPSNYKIVYFRKFNSNLFVMKKVENAQPIPSSQRRLLGYNTSEAKRAALKKLEDVLLEPPRASSGTSRTYLKRTKYLPDLLGDSLESYTRRVFIDVGLRNKDGDSATTWFLKNYPTRNLKFEMYKIETLTKDSTKKEVPQTAVETGMSGWLRKNVKEEEYVVMKAEAEVVEDMVKSKAIRLVDELFLECKPKGLGGRKNMSRRAYWECLALYGKLRDEGVAVHQWWG